The region CTGCAGCATCTACGGTCCTGCATTATCACTACTGCAGCCTCTACTGTTCTGCATTATCACCTTACTGCAGCCTCTACAGTCCTGCATTATCACCTTACTGCAGCCTCTACTGTTGAATACCATCTCTGTGAAATCATCTTTATTAGATttactatacagtgccttcggaaagtattatgttacattacagccttattctaaaatgtatttaaaaaaaacaaaaagaactctccatcattcttaaatggaagaagtctggaaccaccaagacccttcctagagctggccgcccggccaaactgagcaatcgggggggaaAGGGtattggttagggaggtgaccaagaacccgatggtcaatctgacaaagctctagaattcccctgtggagatgggagaaccttccagaaggacaaccatctctgcagcactctaccaatcagggctttatggtagagtggccagacggaagccactcctccgagtaaaagacacatgacagctcgcttggagttttccaGAAGGCACTTAAagaccatgtgaaacaagattctctggtctgatgaaaccaagattgaactctttggcctgaatgccaagggtcacgtctggagaaaacctgggagactattcaggatcgaggcaaagatgaaaggAGTAAAGTACAAAGAGAACCCGAGGGTAacactgtctttctgtctctaagtaaggcagttaacacactgtttccCGGGCGCCaatgacgtggatgtcgattaaggtagctccccgcacctctctgattcagaggggtagggttaaatgcggaagacacatttaatTTGaaagcattcagttgtacaactgactaggtatcgccCCTTTCCTTGATGAAAgcatgctccagagcactcaggacctcagactgggatgaaggttcaccttccatcaggacaacgaccctaagcacacagccaagacaacgcaggagtggctgttggacaagtctctgaatgtccttgagtagccaaGCCAGAtcgaacccgatcgaacatctctggagagacctgaaaatagctgtgcagaggcgttccccattcaacctgacagagcttgagaggatctgcagagaggaatgggagaagctccccaaatacaggtgtgccaagcttgtagcgtcatacccaattaAGACTCGAGACTGTAATCGTTACCAAAATTACTTTAacatagtactgagtaaagggtctgaatactttcggaaatgtgatatttcacaaaaaaatatgttttatacattttcaaaaatgtctaaaaacctatttttgctttgtcattatgggttattgtgtgtagattgatgagggggaaaaaacaatttaatccattttagattaaggctgtaacataacaaaatgggggaaacgtgtctgaatactttctgaatgcactatatgTATTATATAATTCTGGATGTTCTCCTCTGTACAGCTTCCAGTAGTTTCCGGGGCAGAGATGGAAGCTGGTTTTGAAGCATCTTGAAGTTATTCACATTCTTTGCTATGCAGTCCACACATATCCTGTAAGACAAAGCAACATGTTTAAAGTGGAAATCGGCAGATGCTGTATCCATTTTTTGGACATATAAaataatgatatgtacccattgctTCTTGAAGACTATAACTTATCAACTTCCTCATGAGCTGAGTTCAACTGTCAGACCCCATCAGACCCCAGTAAATAATCTGGTTTAACtccaatgtttgtttgtttgtaaacaaagtgaaTTTAAACAAACACCATTTTGCCTCAGAACATGGTCAAAACTATAATGGTCAGTCCgtccatccatagctctgtctatacatGTGAGTGGTTTCTCCCTCTCCGGCCCCATACCAAAACTATAATGGTCAGTCCttccatccatagctctgtctatacatgtgagtggtttctccctctccagccCCATACCAAAACTATAATGGTCAGTCCTTCCATCCATAGTTCTGTCTATACATGTGAgtggtttctccctctccagtggtcagtccttccatccatagctctgtctatacatGTGAGTGGTTTCTCCCTCGGCCCCATACCAAAACTATAATGGTCAGTCCttccatccatagctctgtctatacatGTGAGTGGTTTCTCCCTCTCCGGCCCCATACCAAAACTATAATGGTCAGTCCttccatccatagctctgtctatacatGTGAGTGGTTTCTCCCTCTATGGCCCCATACCAAAACTATAATGGTCAGTCCttccatccatagctctgtctatacatGTGAGTGGTTTCTCCCTCTCCGGCCCCATACCAAAACTATAATGGTCAGTCCttccatccatagctctgtctatacatgtgagtggtttctccctctcctgccccatACCAAAACTATAATGGTCAGTCCttccatccatagctctgtctatacatgtgagtggtttctccctctccagccCCATACCAAAACTATAATGGTCAGTCCttccatccatagctctgtctatacatgtgagtggtttctccctctccagccCCATACCAAAACTATAATGGTCAGTCCttccatccatagctctgtctatacatgtgagtggtttctccctctccagccCCATACCAAAACTATAATGGTCAGTCCttccatccatagctctgtctatacatGTGAGTGGTTTCTCCCTCTTGCCCCATACCAAAACTATAATGGTCAGTCCttccatccatagctctgtctatacatgtgagtggtttctcctctccagcccctACCAAAACTATAATGGTCAGTCCttccatccatagctctgtctatacaAAGCCCCATACCAAAACTATAATGGTCAGTCCttccatccatagctctgtctatacatgtgagtggtttctccctctccagccCCATACCAAAACTATAATGGTCAGTCCttccatccatagctctgtctatacatGTGAGTGGTTTCTCCCTCTCCGGCCCCATACCAAAACTATAATGGTCAGTCCttccatccatagctctgtctatacatGTGAGTGGTTTCTCCCTCTCCGGCCCCATACCAAAACTATAATGGTCAGTCCttccatccatagctctgtctatacatGTGAGTGGTTTCTCCCCTCTCCGGCCCCATACCAAAACTATAATGGTCAGTCCttccatccatagctctgtctatacatgtgagtggtttctccctctccagccCCATACCAAAACTATAGTGGTACCAAAACAGGGGAAAACAGTTTGTTATTGTTTCGACAACTGATTTTTACTTTAAGGGACGATGAAATGGACATTACATGTGAGGTAAATAAAATGTGTGATTATTATGAGAAAGTTTACCGAAAGAGAGGATAAGGCTGGGTCTGGAAAACAAGTGCATCGTTGCTGTGGCCCTGAAAACATGTGAAAACAAGCAGTTAGTTGTAGTGTCAGTGATTCTACATTTAACCAGGGCTACTGGGATGATTTGGCTGAAGGCTATCGTCATACCGTCAAATTCTCATACGTTCCTACTAGGAGGACGTAGTCACAACTACCCCCAAACACAACGACGTCAGAGTCCTTTGCTTGGCTTGCTGTGTGCCACAACCTGCAGGGGAGGAAAGTCAATGAAATGGGGGATTTAATCAAAGTACAGAGAATGTGCCCTCCGTTTAATCATTGTACATTTTAGGCTAATTTATCTTCACTCCTTGATCTGCACTTACAGACTTCAGATGAGATGGAAATGGTCTGATTGAAGCTTTAGTTGTATCagtcataccagtcataccagtcataccagtcataccagtcataccagttataccagtcataccagtcataccagtcataccagttataccagtcataccagttataccagttataccagtcataacagtcataccagtcataccagtcataccagttataccagtcataccagtcataccagtcataccagttataccagtcataccagtaccagtcataccagttataccagttataccagtcataccagtcataccagttataccagtcataccagtcataccagtcataccagttataccagtcataccagtcataccagtcataccagtcataccagttataccagtcataccagtcataccagtcataccagttataccagttataccagtcataccagtcataccagtcataccagttataccagtcataccagtcataccagttataccagtcataccagttaTACCAGGCATACCAGttataccagtcataccagtcataccagtcataccaggcataccagtcataccagttataccagtcataccagtcataccagttataccagtcataccagtcataccagtcataccagttataccagttaccagtcataccagtaccagttataccagttataccagtcataccagtcataccagtcataccagtcataccagtcataccagttataccagttataccagttataccagtcataccagtcataccagttataccagttataccagtcataccagttataccagtcataccagtcataccagtcataccagtcataccagtcataccaggcataccagtcataccagtcataccagttataccagtcataccagtcataccagtcataccaggcataccagtcataccaggcataccagtcataccagtcataccagtcataccagttataccagtcataccagtcataccagtcataccagttTAATCAGATTAGGAACTAGATTTATCATGATGCTAAACTGTCAGCTACTGTACTACCTTGGTTTGTTGTTGTTTGGATGGTCAAActccctccatgtctttgtgtcAACATCTAAAACCCATCTATCACCTACAGAAACACAACAGATACAAGAAAGAAAGAACTCCATGGAACAGAAGGTTTTCTAGGTGGGTCAAATTGTTGAGTAACAGCTGAGTTAAGGATTTCATCCTACTGGGTGTAAATGGGTAAATGACTTACTCATTGGTTTGCAGTCCACATTCAGTCCACCAAATAGAAACAAAGTGTTATCAGATACTGCAGTGAGGCTGTGCCACGACCTTCCCCCTGGCACAGTGGATGTTGGCACTCTGGAGAAGACATTTGGAAGGAACAGTTAAACACACCAAAGCTGTTATTATGATAAACACTGGAACGTTTTAAAGATGATCATTTGAAAGAGTGAAATATAAATACCTACATTTCAGACCATGTCCATGATTCTAGATCTAGACAATGAATGTCACTTGGTGTGGTTTCCTAAAGAGAAGGGTAGAAGGAAGGGCAAACCACTGAACATCCCAAAACAGGTCAACAAAACTAGTATTAAACTTGACTGTACAGTAAGCAATGTGATCCCATTAATCTTAGCAATGTTTTAGAGTTTTCCGTGTCTCTGCATCAATGCAATACAAAACGTGAGGAGGAGTTCAACTCAACAGAGTACTCACCAGTAATCTGCCCCCATAGACATACCCTTTATGACCAAGTGTTGCACCTGCATGGGCAGCTCTGGGGGCAGGAGCACGACCCTGTCGTCAGAAAGAGCTACTTACAGTACAGGTACAGAAGGACAAATTGTTGCTTGGCTGTTTGTGTGCAAATAACAAATTAGTTCATGTATAACCAGTATCATTGTGCTAGCTTAGCATATAGTGCTGCCTCCCTAAACGTGTCTGTGACTGGGCTTGGACCAGagtcttctacctctcctctgactgggcttgaaccagggtcctctacctctcctctgactgggcttgaaccagggtactctacctctcctctgactgggcttgaaccagggtcctctacctctcctctgactgggcttgaaccagggtcctctacctctcctctgactGGGCTTGAACCAGAGTCTTCTACCTCTCCATtgactgggcttgaaccagggtcctctacttctcctctgactgggcttgaaccagggtcCACTACTTCTCCTCtgactgggcttg is a window of Oncorhynchus gorbuscha isolate QuinsamMale2020 ecotype Even-year unplaced genomic scaffold, OgorEven_v1.0 Un_scaffold_5799, whole genome shotgun sequence DNA encoding:
- the LOC124029221 gene encoding kelch domain-containing protein 1-like; amino-acid sequence: MSGEIPPPMSGTCSCFLIGHMYIFGGYDDTGQTNQLYRVNLLDGDYRWKNVKAESGSPPSPRDKLCCWVFNNRVTYFGGYGHKTLDDIMDDQSFIVDTASLEQNVGWGWNNEVHVFDTTLASWREPQSSGRAPAPRAAHAGATLGHKGYVYGGRLLETTPSDIHCLDLESWTWSEIVPTSTVPGGRSWHSLTAVSDNTLFLFGGLNVDCKPMSDRWVLDVDTKTWREFDHPNNNKPRLWHTASQAKDSDVVVFGGSCDYVLLVGTYENLTGHSNDALVFQTQPYPLFRICVDCIAKNVNNFKMLQNQLPSLPRKLLEAVQRRTSRII